The Ictalurus furcatus strain D&B chromosome 5, Billie_1.0, whole genome shotgun sequence genome includes a region encoding these proteins:
- the rad21l1 gene encoding double-strand-break repair protein rad21-like protein 1 gives MRPHYWRMKRKALRLNLWLLHIGLYSKDVTITNSTPPCARCSLGQAPGVLLALYLDLREAETENADSFLKVLKMVFFTQLFTSKRGPLARIWLAAHWEKKITKAHVFECNLEATVEDIISPQIKIGLRTSGHLLLGVVRIYSKKAKYLLADCNDAVVKIKVAFRPGQLDLPEEGMEAMVKAITLPEDFNDFESQLPDLNTIDVVDHFSLNQSRTEEITMKENFGNSFLTMDDLGDETQSHQGLFDTSFQSLGANGDGFGDEGMAFDLVDFIANANENVFLTDSYGESLTEVPATPPPTAINPTEPSTATSEALPDTPTLNETTLLENTEEGFALEPVAVTFSSERRKGSRKRKLVIDQSKELSNETIKTQLADYSDLLTPLDLAPPTRQLMDWKENGGVDYLFSHFCTPVMENDLQKLFPRDVLPGEKGPNRKAGDDSDPKETREQAREAESESTAVHMMEEMSLLQETVEQSRAAEESSFIEPSFIHAEPPESIESRLEVSHPEPLSEESMLVHPSETDSETPLMHTQTKHSFLDSQNSEEKRMTSRAQNLLQAIRKQNSSPDATFSLREMCENRSRSNTAVTFFCLLVLKKQQAIGLQQSAPYSDIIITPGPRFQTL, from the exons ATGAGACCACACTACTGGAGAATGAAGAGGAAGGCTTTGCGCTTGAACCTGTGGCTGTTACACATAGGTCTCTATTCGAAGGATGTAACAATCACAAAcagtaccccaccttgtgccagATGCTCCCttggacaggctccag GTGTCTTATTGGCTCTGTATCTGGATTTGAGAGAAGCTGAAACTGAGAACGCTGACAGTTTTCTCAAAGTACTGAAGATGGTCTTCTTCACACAACTCTTCACCTCTAAACGTGGACCCCTGGCCAGGATCTGGCTTGCAGCCCATTGGGAAAAGAAGATAACCAAAGCCCATGTGTTTGAATGTAACCTGGAGGCGACGGTAGAGGATATTATTTCTCCTCAG ATAAAGATTGGGCTGCGGACTTCAGGTCACCTGCTCTTGGGTGTTGTGCGGATCTACTCTAAGAAAGCCAAGTATCTCCTTGCAGACTGTAATGATGCTGTGGTTAAAATCAAAGTGGCTTTCCGACCAG GACAGTTGGACCTGCCTGAGGAAGGGATGGAGGCCATGGTTAAAGCCATTACACTGCCTGAAGATTTCAATGACTTTGAGTCACAGCTGCCTGATCTCAA CACTATCGATGTGGTAGATCACTTCTCACTGAACCAGAGCCGCACAGAGGAAATCACTATGAAGGAAAACTTTGGAAACAGTTTTCTCACCATGGATGACTTGG GAGATGAAACCCAATCTCATCAGGGACTGTTTGACACAAGTTTCCAAAGTCTTGGTGCAAATGGTGATGGGTTTGGTGATGAGGGCATGGCTTTTGATCTTGTTG ATTTCATAGCAAATGCTAATGAGAATGTATTTCTGACTGATTCCTATGGTGAATCATTAACTGAGGTCCCTGCAACACCCCCACCAACTGCTATTAATCCTACAG AACCTTCCACAGCTACTTCAGAGGCCTTGCCAGATACTCCCACACTGAATGAGACCACACTGCTGGAGAATACAGAGGAAGGCTTTGCTCTTGAACCTGTGGCTGTTACAT TCTCTTCAGAGAGGAGGAAAGGGAGCAGGAAAAGGAAGCTGGTGATAGATCAGTCTAAGGAGCTTTCTAATGAAACCATCAAAACCCAGCTAGCAGACTATTCTGACCTGCTGACCCCACTTGACCTAGCTCCACCCACACGGCAGCTCATGGACTGGAAGGAAAATGGGGGCGTGGATTATCTCTTTTCACATTTCTGCACTCCTGTCATGGAGAATGATTTGCAGAAG CTCTTCCCTAGAGATGTGTTACCTGGGGAAAAGGGGCCAAACAGAAAAGCTGGAGATGATAGTGACCCCAAGGAGACGAGGGAGCAGGCGAGAGAGG CTGAGAGTGAGAGCACTGCTGTGCATATGATGGAGGAGATGAGCTTACTGCAAGAGACTGTGGAACAAAGCAGAGCAGCAGAGGAATCCAGCTTTATCGAACCATCTTTCATACATGCAGAGCCTCCAGAATCCATT GAAAGCAGGCTGGAGGTGTCGCATCCAGAGCCACTCTCTGAGGAGTCGATGCTGGTTCATCCATCTGAAACAGACAGTGAAACACCACTGATGCACACACAGACGAAG caCTCTTTCTTGGACAGCCAGAACAGTGAGGAGAAGAGAATGACTAGTCGAGCACAGAATCTCCTCCAGGCCATCAGA AAGCAGAACAGCAGCCCTGATGCCACATTCAGCCTTCGTGAAATGTGTGAGAATCGCAGTCGATCCAACACAGCGGTCACGTTCTTCTGTCTGCTGGTGCTGAAGAAACAGCAGGCCATAGGCTTGCAGCAGAGTGCCCCCtacagtgacatcatcatcacacctGGTCCCCGTTTTCAGACGCTTTAG